Proteins encoded together in one Thalassotalea crassostreae window:
- a CDS encoding Nif3-like dinuclear metal center hexameric protein, with amino-acid sequence MQRQEFVQLLNEIMQPDRIKDFCPNGLQVQGSDTVNKIITGVTASQALIDVAIEKGADTILVHHGYFWKNESYCITGIKHKRIKALLDNNINLVAYHLPLDIHEMLGNNVQLAKLLEIDVTGPLELGNPVSVAIQGELESAISADSFNARISAALNRPSLHIASASNKPIKTVAWCTGGGQGYIELAAEQGIDAFISGEVSEQTTHIAREMDIHFFAAGHHATERYGAKALGQYLSDNHGFDVEFVDIDNPV; translated from the coding sequence ATGCAACGACAAGAATTTGTTCAACTTTTAAATGAGATTATGCAGCCCGATCGCATTAAAGACTTTTGCCCTAATGGTTTGCAGGTGCAGGGCAGTGATACGGTGAATAAAATTATCACCGGAGTCACCGCATCCCAAGCGTTAATAGATGTCGCTATCGAAAAAGGTGCGGATACGATTTTAGTCCACCATGGCTATTTTTGGAAAAATGAATCTTATTGTATCACTGGAATAAAACATAAAAGAATCAAAGCATTACTAGATAACAATATTAATTTAGTGGCCTATCATTTGCCATTAGATATCCATGAGATGTTAGGAAACAACGTACAATTAGCGAAGTTATTAGAAATTGATGTTACCGGGCCATTAGAATTAGGCAACCCAGTGTCGGTGGCGATACAGGGCGAGCTAGAATCAGCAATTTCAGCTGACAGCTTTAACGCACGTATCAGTGCAGCGCTAAACCGTCCTAGCTTACATATTGCAAGTGCGAGCAACAAGCCTATTAAAACAGTTGCTTGGTGTACTGGCGGCGGCCAAGGTTATATTGAACTTGCTGCAGAGCAGGGTATTGATGCATTTATCAGTGGCGAAGTATCTGAGCAAACTACACATATTGCCCGGGAAATGGATATTCATTTCTTCGCCGCAGGTCATCATGCAACGGAGCGTTATGGCGCAAAAGCGTTAGGTCAATACCTTAGTGATAATCACGGTTTTGATGTTG